Genomic DNA from Dehalogenimonas lykanthroporepellens BL-DC-9:
ATATGGTCGATGGGGTTGGTCAGGTAGCGACCCTTGGCCTTGAGGGCGGCGGATTCGCCGGTCAGGTGCAGGGGGATCCTGGCGGCGATTTTCTCGGTCATTTTGACCTGATAGAAATCGACATGCAGGATGCTGTTGCCGACCGGGGGGCGCTGGACCTCTCTGACAAAGGCCATGCGCGGTTTCTTGCCCTTGAACTCCAGCGAAACCAGCCGGGAACTGCCGGCAGTGGCGATGACCTGTTCCAGGGCGGCGGTGTCGGCCTGGACTGTTTCCGAGGCGATGCTGTGGCCGTAGATATGGCAGGGAGTGACCCCGGCGCGGCGCAGAAAGCGGTTCTTCTTGCCGGTAGTCTCTCTCCTGGCAACGGCCAGAGAAATTTTTTCCATTTCATTGTCCTCCTTGGTTTACGAAGGTTTATTAAAGCAGAGCCGGGCGGCTCCGGTCAATTGGCAGACAGATTATGTCAACCATAAGACCGGAGCCGCCCGTGGATTGGCCGGATTCCGCTACTCTTCTTCTACCCTGACCGGCACCGGGTGTGCAATAGAGGCCGGTGAGGCATGGTACCAATGACCGGAACAGCCTTTGCGGCACCGGTATATAATAAGTGAGGAGTTCTGATATGAAGAAACCGGATTTACTGGTACTGATAGCCGTCTGGGAGGCGGCTACCGCCTTTTTGGCCGCCGTCGGCATCGCCGCGCTGGTGTTGACAGCTATTGCTCCGGATCACCTGTGGCGTCCCGATACGCCCTTCCTGGACGGCGACCGCATCTGGGTATTGTTCGGCATCAGTGTTGCCTCGCTGTTTCTGCTGGCTTATATCGCCCTGGCGGTGATTGCCGCCATCGGTCTGGCCAAGGGACGGGATTTCGGCCGGGTGCTTTCCATAGTTCACGGCGCGTTGTCCCTGCCGGCTTTCCCGGTGGGTACGGCCATCGGCATATTGCAGATAGCTTATCTGATGAAGCCGAAAGTGAAGGATTATTTCAACCGGGACCAGGTAACTACTGACCCGGGAAAAGTGTAGCCGCAAACTTTACCGAATGGTAAAATCGGCAGAGGAATTTCGGTCACCTGTCGAGGTGACGGACGATTGAATGAGGTGTGACGATGACCGACGCAGTAATTGTCCGGGATCTGGTTAAACGCTACGGTAGTCTGACGGCGGTCGACGGCATCAGTTTTTCGGTCGGCGACGGTGAGGTGTTCGGTCTGCTCGGCCCCAACGGTGCCGGTAAGACCACCACCATCGAGATGATCGAAAGCCTGAGAAAGCCGGACGCCGGCAGTATCACCGTCAAGGGCATCGACGCGGTGAATGATGCCCGCCGGTTGAAGGAAATCATCGGCGTGCAGTTGCAGAGCACCGCTCTTCAGGACATGATCAAGGTCCGGGAGGCGCTGGTACTCTACGCCTCCTATTACCAGACGTCGGTGCCGGCCGAAGAACTCCTGGCTGAAGTCAACCTGGCGGAAAAAGCGGGTGATTATATCAAAACCCTTTCCGGCGGCCAGAAACAGAGGGTGGCCCTGGCCCTGGCGCTGGTCAACGACCCTCAGGTATTGTTCCTGGACGAGCCGACAACCGGGCTGGACCCGCAGGCCCGCAGAAGTGTCTGGGACTGGGTCAGGCGTTACCGTGAACGGGGCAAGACCATCTTACTGACTACCCATTACATGGAGGAAGCCGAAACGCTGTGCGACCGGGTAGGCATCATCGACCACGGCCGAATCATCGCCCTGGGAACGCCGGCCGGTCTTATCGCCGAGGCCGGGTTGGAGGCGGCAGTGGAGTTCACCTGTCCGGAAGAACGGGTCGATGACCTGAAGACGGTTTTGGAGACTAGCGGCAAGCTGGTGGAGCGCGGCCAGGGACGTTATACGGTATTTACTGCCCAGCCGTCGGCGCTGTTGCAGGAACTGACCCGTGAGGCCAATACAGCCGGTATCAACCTGTCCGGACTGACAGTGAAGGAAGCTTCGCTGGAAGACCTCTTTCTGAAACTGACCGGACGGAATTTGAGGGAATAGGAGCGGACGATGAGCGCATTCACCACACAATTCCAGATGGAGAACAAGATGTATGTCCGCAATCGCGACGGGCTGTTCTGGACGTTGCTGTTTCCGGTATTTTTCATTTTACTCTTCGGTCTGATATACGGTGAGACCCTGTGGGACGACATGGGCCTGCGGGCCATCGATTACCTTCTGCCGGGCATCATCGTCATGGCGCTGATGGTCACCGGCATCATGTACACCGCCCAGGGTTTCGTCGAGGAGCGCGCCAGAGGGATTTACCGGCGCGTTTCGCTGACACCGGTCAACAAGGCGGTGATACTGGGGGCGCAATTGCTCAACCGCTACCTGCTGGTGCTGGCGCAGACGGCGCTGTTGCTCCTGGCCGGCATGATCATTTTCAGCGTCAGTGTCGAAGGCAACTGGGCTCTGTTCTTCCTGGTTCTCAGCCTGGGGGCGCTGTGCTTTCTGTCCATCGGCTTCGCTTTGACCGGCCTCATCCGGACACCGGCCAGCGCCAACGCTATCACCATGATTGTCTTTTTCTTTCTGATGTTCATGGGCGGCATCTTCTTTCCGGTGAGCATCATGCCGGAGTTCGTGGGATATGTGGCTAATGTTCTGCCGTCCACTCATCTCAATGACGCCATGCGGGCGGTGGCTATCGAAGGCGGCGGTTTCGGCGACATCGGTCTGAACGCCGCGGTGGTGGCCGCCTGGACGGTGGGCGCGTTCGTCCTGGCCTGGAAGACCCTGCGCTGGGAGTGATTGAGTAACGTTATGAATCAACAAGGAGAGTGGATATGTCGAGAAAAGCCAAACAAGCCTGGATCAGCCTGATTAGCCTGGCGGGATTGATTGTTCTGCTGGTGGGGCTGTTCACCGATCTATACCGTTTTCTGGTCGGGCTCATCATTGCCATAGCCCTGTGGGTAGGTAGCGGCATCCTGGGCAGGTACTGGGGAGTCAAGGGAGACTGAAGCCCGGAATTGGCTAATCAGCGGATGCGGTAGATGCGGACATCGCCGCGGCGGATCCGGCTGAGGAAAAAGGCCTTCAGGGCGTCGGCAGACCGGGTTCTGACCGGCGGCACGAACAGGAGCAGACCGGCCAGGTCGGTCAGGACACCGGGGAATATCAACAGCAGGCCGGCCAGCAATATCAGAGCACCCCGGAGCATTTCGTCACCCGGCGGCGTTCCCTGTTCCAGGTTGGCGCGGATGCGGGTCAGGGCGCTGAAACCCTGACGGCGGGCCAGTATGGCACCGGCCAGTCCGGTCAGGAGGACCAGGGCCACGGTATTGAAGACGCCGATATAGCCGCCGATCAGGATGAGCAGAGCCAGTTCGACGATTGGGATGATGATGAATAAAATAAGCGGCATATCAGTAGAAATCCTGAATATATGATTAGTCCGGGGCAGGGGCGACAATGTATTATATTCAATTGTAACACCTGGTATTCCGGTGAGCAACAGAATCCGGTGGGACAATACCGCCCAGCCGTTATCTGCCGGTTCGGTAACGGGAGGTGAAGCGTTGATCAGATTGACCGGAAAAGACCTGGACGGGGCCGTCCGGACGCTCGGCCGGGCTTTCGGCGAATACCGTCTGCTCCGGCATTATTATCCGGAACCGGCGGAGCGTCATGCCGTTGCCGAGACCATGGGGCGTATCGTGGTGTCCGTCTGCCTGAAATACGGCGAAGTTTACGCCGTTTCCGAAAAATTGGAGGGCGTCGCCGCCTGGTTGCCGCCGGGGCGGGCGCCGTTCGGCACCTGGCAGTTACTGCGGTCGGTTTCTCCGGCGACCCTGCTGGAATTCGGCCGTCGCGGAGCCGGGCGCATGCAGGCCTATGACCGGTTATTGGATGGACTGCACCGAAAGATGATAACCTGTCCTCACTGGTATCTGCATACCCTCGGGGTCGACCCGGATTATCGCGGTCAGCGGTTTTCCAGCCGGCTGGTGCGGCCGATGCTGGAGCGTTTCGACCGGGACGGACTGCCCTGCTTTGTGGATACCAATACCGAGGTCAACGTGGAGATATATCGCCGCTGGGGCTTCGAACTGGTTTTCGACCGGCTGGTGCCGGACACCGAAGTCCACTGTTACGGCATGGTGCGGCAACCGGAAATTCCGGAGAGAAGAACTGGTAGCGGAGAGGTGATATCATCGTAATCAATCGGACAGAGCGGTTTTCCCATTATTCCCACCTGGGCGGGGCTATCGCCGCCGTGGCCGGGCTGGTGGTTCTGCTGGTCTTCGCCTGGGGCCGCTGGGACTTACTGGCGGTCGTTCTCATCTACGGACTGGCGGTGACTACCCTTTTCTCCTTTTCGGCCGTCTATCACGCTCTCAAGAAGCGTGACAACGAGATTTCCGTCTGGCGCAAGCTGGACCATATTGCCATTTTCATCATGATCGCCGGCAGTTACACGCCGCTGGTCTATATCTATCTGGAGGGCGCCTGGCGCTGGGGGATGATTATCGCGCCGTGGACCATCGTGGTGGTGGGGGTCTTCTACAAGCTGTTCTGGATGAACGCGCCGCGGGTGCTGTCCCCTTTACTGTATCTGGGGATGGGCTGGCTGGCGCTCATTCCGCTCCGGGAACTGTGGCTGGGCATGCCGCCATGGGCGTTCTGGGGACTGGTGGGCGGCGGGGTGGCCTACAGCATCGGCGCGGTCATCTACGCCCTCAAGCGGCCCAATCCGGTACCGGGTGTTTTCGGCTTTCATGAAATCTTCCATATCTGGATACTCATCGGCGCGGCCATTCATTTCGCGGTGGTGCTGGGTTCGGTCATCGCCACCGGTTGACAACAACGGTTCGGGCTTGTGCTATAATTCATGGCGGCGCCGGGATGGCGGAATAGGCAGACGCAGCGGACTTAAAATCCGCCGACTTCGGTCGTGTGGGTTCGATCCCCTCTCCCGGCACCACTTCCAGTATTAAAATTTAGAATATCGGATTCCTGACCACGGGCGCTGAAGGTATGGTCGCGTCGAGGAGGCATTGTGGTGCAAGCCAGCCGGGAATTTCCATTCCTAACACCGTCATGCTTGGCCTGTTCGTGGCTGGATTCCAGAGTGGCCAGTGGCACGGAGTCATTTCACCGATAAGCCTCATCATCTGGCTCTTTTTCGACAACGTAAACATTTACGAGCGTCACAGCAACGGCGGCTGGCACAATTTCGGCTTTCTCTTCGGCGGCGGTGCCAGGGGTGCGTCCTCGAAGAAGAGCTGACAGCCAGCCGGGTCACCACCTTAAACACGAAGCGGGGCTTTTTGGGAAGCCCCGCTTTTTTATTGTTATACCGGTGGGTCAGCCGCCGGTCTTCTCTTTTTCCTCCGACTGACCCGGGTCTGAAGCGAAGCGGGCTTTGAGCCCGGCGTACCATTTTTGCCACCACGGGGTTTTGGGCGGTTTGCCGTTCGTCAGTTGCTTGAGCTGACCTTCCAGCTGGCGTACCCGCTCGGTGGCCGCGCCCAGTTGAGCGGCCAGGGCCAGGTTCTTTTCCTGAAGTTCCCGGAATACGGCCAGCATGTCGCCGGAGGCCCCGGCGGTGGGGTCATGACTGTCCAGGGATGTCTGTCCGGGCTTGTCCACCCCTTCCGCCCGGTGCAGGTCGGTCGGCAGTTCCCGGATGCGGTATTCCTCGCCGAAGGGGCCGTTGATCAGATCGGCCTTGAGTTTGCCGGCCTTGATGTAGCGACGGATGGTGCGGGTGGAGACATTGAGCTTGTCTGCCGCCTGGGCGATGGTCAGGTTTTTCTCCGTCATGGTGACCATAGTCTATACATCTGACCAGGGGGTGTCAAGGGGTTGAGGGTGATTTTAGAAAAACCGGAAGCAGGCCATTTTCAGCCTGCTTCCGGTTTTAACTGTGTTTTCGTCTAGCGGGCAGAATAGGCGGCGATAATCGCTGATATAACCGTCAAGACACCGAAGATTACATGAATCTCGGAACTGCCACCTTCTCCGGCTGAGAGCCCTCCCCCGATACCGGCCAGTATCGCCAGCCCCGCGGTGATGAGCGTCCACAGCTTGGTGTTTTTCATGCCTTCCTCCATCAAATTAATAAAGCCCGTATAATGCTATAATGGAATCAGGGATATGTCAACGATAAAACCGATAGAAACCAGAACCTTCAAGTCATTTATCGGTATGGTGCTGGCCGCCGGATTCACCGGTTTTCTGGTGGCCATACCGGGCATTCTCATCGGGGCCGAGGCGCTGTCCGGCTCCAATGCCGGCGGCTTCGAGGGCCTCATCGGCGCCATCATGGGCATGGTCATAGGCTATCCGCTGGGCGGCGTGCTGGGTATATGGATTTTCCGACGGGTATTTCGTTATCCCGGTTCGCTGTGGCTGGCGCTGGCCGGCGCCGTCATGGGAGTGGTGCTGATCTTCGGCCTGGCCGAGCCGCTGAATCTAAACAGCAATTCCGATGTTCTGCTGGGGAGTTACTTCATCCTGACGGTTCTGCTGGCAACCTGGGGTTACCATCTGCGGCCGGGTAGAGCCAAATAACGACGCGAAACAAGAGGGTTTGGAGGCGACGACCGGATTCGAACCGGTGAATAGGGGTTTTGCAGACCCCCGCCTTGCCACTTGGCTACGTCGCCGGTTTATCAATTCGGACAACCGGGGCATGTCCGCGCAGGTTCAAAATGGAGCGGAAGACGAGGCTCGAACTCGCGACCTCCTCCTTGGCAAGGAGGCGTTCTACCACTGAACTACTTCCGCAAATCCAGCAAAAATTATAACACAAACTGGTGCCGAGAGGGAGATTTGAACTCCCACGAGTTATTCACTCACTAGCCCCTCAAGCTAGCGTGTCTACCATTCCACCATCTCGGCACTGGCAGGAGTGGAAGGACTCGAACCCTCGACCGGTGGTTTTGGAGACCACTGCTCTACCAACTGAGCTACACTCCTATTGGAGCTAGGCGCGAGTAAATAGCATAGCGCAACCGTTTCGGCGTTGTCAATGCCCATGGGGCCGGTTTCAGGCGGCGATGCCGGAGAGCAGATTGTCCACCATTTCAGCGATGAACCGGTCGGGCCGGGTACGGTGATGGGAGGCGACGCTGGTGGCCCGGAGCAACACGATGGTATAAGCCAGGGTGCGGGCGGTAACGTCGGTGTTGTGGGGCTTCAGCTCGCCGGCGGCGATGCGTTCGTCCAGGTAGCTTTGAAACAGCCCGATGCCTTCGTTCATGATATTGCGCCAGATGCGGCGAACGATGGGGTGACTTTGCGTTTCATGGAAAAAGATATTCATCAGGCTGTCCTTCTGACCCAGCAGGTCGAAGAACTCCTGGCCGGTGACCTTCAGTACTTTGGCGGCGGGTTCGTTATGCAGGCGCTGAAGCAGTCCTTCGAGCTGAGGCAGGAAGCTGTGACGCTCCACTACCGCCTGCAGGAGCTGATCCTTGCTTTTAAAGTAGTGATACATCAGCCCCTGAGCGACGCCGGCCTCGGCGGCCAGTTCACGAACCGATGTCTCGGCGAAGCCCTTTCTGGCGAAAACATCCAGCGCGGTATCAATGAGCTGAAGGCGGCGCTCTTCGGCCTTCTCGTCACGCTGGGTGGGTTTTTTAGGCAGGCTGGCTGAACGTTCAGTCATATGCTCCGGATTATAGGAGCGGCTTCGGGCGGTGTCAAGACAGGCCCGGAAAACCGAAACCGGACGCGCGTGACGTCCGGTTCCTGGTTATCCGATTTTCAATTGAGAGGTGTTCTTAGGCGGCTTTGCCGATCTTGAACATCTTGGTGCCGCAGACCGGGCAGGCGCCCTGAGTGGCGGGACGGCCGTTTTTCATGGTGATGGCCTTGGCGTCCTTCATCTCTCTCTTGGTGCGGCATTTCATGCAATAACCTTCCACGGGTAACCTCCTACGTAAATTTGAATATACGATAGCCCAAGCTGAAGCGCTTGTCAAGAGCTTTGGCGGATAATTTTCAAAGCTGAGCGGTTAAATCGGCCGAAATAGCCCGAAAGTACTAGACGGCGCCGCGGGTGATGTTGGCCAGCGGTAGCATGATGGTCTTGCCCGGTTTGCGGTTAAGATAGCTTTTAGTGTACTGGGACGGGAAGGAATACACTACCTGGACACGGGGATGCTCCAGCCAGAAGACGAAGATACCCACCGTCTGCGGTTTGGTGCCGAAGGGGCCGATAATCATGTTGGCGGTGGCTTTGAATTCATCGTGGATGGCTTCCAAGGTGTTGCGGATTTCGTAGGGAGAATCGGCGGCTACATGGCGGACTTCCACGTTGGGCTGGGACAGCAGGACGTCGTTGTTCTTTTCCGCGTAACGCAGGTATTCTTCGTTGCCGTCACGGGGGGCGGTTATCAGGCAGATGGTGCGGGAGGGGTTGAACTGCTTCCATACCGACTGGGAACGCTCGGCCTCGAAACCCAGGAACAGCACCAGCACCGTTTCCTTTTCCAGAGACATGGATCCGAAGAAGTTGGCTACGGTGGTGATCTGGTGGACGCCCTGGGTCAGGCGTGACGGGGCATAGGTCTGGGTGGTATGCAGAACGCGCGGCAGGCCCAGGTTGAGTTCGGCGACCAGGTAATGCAGGAGGCCGAGCAGGTATATCTTGGAAAAACCGCTGATGTCCAAGGTGATGAAGGGTTCGTCTTCGTCCTTGGGTCGACACCGTTTCCAGACCGCCTTGAGCTGGGAGATGCCTTCGGCCGGGTCGTCCCGCTGACAGCGGATAACGAAGACGCCCTCGGAGGTCTTCCGGGATAGCAGGGCCTGTATCCGGTAGAGGTTGGAGTCTATCTGCGGTTGGTAGAGCGGTTCTTCGATGACGAAGATGATGGAATAACGCACCCGGAAGTTGCCGGACAGCCGTTCCATAGCAGAAACACTGCGGTCTTCGAACGAGGCACAGCAGATGAAAAGATCATCGGCGCCGTATTCGTTCAACCGGCCCAGGCTTTCGATTACGACAGGTTCATCGGTCGCCCGCATGCGGCGGTATTCTCCTCCTGCGTTGTGGGGTCAATATAATGCGGGAATGGTCAAAAGTCAAACGAGTCTGGTCTAGACAACCCCTTGACAAAATCCGGCTGGCGGGATGTGATATAATGCCGCCATGGCTCTTTTCTTCGCTTACGGCGCCGCTCTGAACCGGCGGCAGACAACCCGACAGTGTCCGGCCTGCCGGCCGAAAGTGACGGCCGAACTGCCGCATTATCAGATAGTATTTACCGGCTGGTCCCGGGTGTACCGGGGGGCCACGGCGTCATTGCGACCGTTCCGGGGCGCCCGCGTCAAGGGCGGCGTTTACGAAGTGCCGGAAACGGCACTCAAGAAACTGGACGCCGCCGAAAGTTTCCCCGCTCAGAGCGTCAAGATGAACGTAACCGTCTTCACCGAAGCCGGGGAGCAACTGGAGTGCTTTACCTACGTCCCCGCCCACCAGTCAGCCGAGGGCAAGCCGGCGCCGGAATACCTGGCGCTGATTCAGCAGGGATACCGGGACTGGGGTTTGGTCTAAACGGTCAAGCCTTAGACATTGGGGTTGACAAACGACCGCTAAACGCCGTCTAAAAGGTGTCGCAGCGGCGTTTCATCCGCCACCGGGCCGACCACCGCCAGGTGGAATTTGTCAGCCTGGATAATTTCTTCAGCCAGGTCGGTAATATCCTTGAGGGTAATCTTGTCCAGCCGGGTGATGACCTCTTCCGGGGTTAATATCTCCCCGGCCAATATTTCCTGACCGCCCAGCCAGGTGGCCACGTGGCGGGAATCCTCCAGCCGGAGGGCCATCCGCCCCTTGGACAGTTCGCGGGCCTTGTTCAGTTCATGCCGGGTAATGGTGGTCTTGAGCTTTTCCAATTCGTTGATGACCGCCGCCACCGCCTGTTCCAGGTTGTCGGTGTCCACGCTGGCGGCCACCGTCAGGGCGCCGGTATCCTGGAGAAAGTCAGCGTATGACTGAATGGCATAAGCCAGTCCCAGCTTATCGCGAATTTCAGTAAACAGCCGGGAGCTCATACCCTCACCAAGGATGACGTTGAGCAGGCTCTGAGTGTAGCGGCGCGGGTCAACCGTGGACATCGCCGGCATGGCCAGCTGGAAGTAAGCCTGTTCGATATCGCGGTGTTCGATGATCATGCGCCGGCCGCCGTTGGGGGTGAAGCCGGTGAAAACGCAGGACGGTTCCCTGGATTCCCATTCGCCGAACTCGTCGATAACGGCTTTTATCATTTGTTCGTGGGTCAGCCCGCCGGCGATGGAGACTACGGTGTTATCCGGACGGTAGTGACCGGACATGAAATTGAGGATATCGGCGCGGCCCATGTCCCGGATGGTGCTTTCGGTGCCGGCGATGTCCCGGCCCAGCGGATGGTTCGGCCAGAGAATGGAATCGATGAGCTGACAGACCTTCTGGTCGGGCTGGTCCTCGGTCATGTGGATTTCCTCGATGATGACCTGCCGTTCCCTCTCCAGGTCTTCAGGGTCGAACCGGGAATGAAGCATCATGTCGGCCAGCGTGTCCAGGGTGGGCATGAAATGACTGGAGGCCACCTTGGCCCAGTAGACGGTGGACTCCTTGTCGGTGCCACCGTTCATGATGCCGCCGACGCCTTCAATAGCTTCAGAAATATCGTGGGCGGTCCGGTGTTTCTCAGTGCCGCGGAAGAGCATGTGCTCAATAAAATGAGAAACACCGCCGAGGTTGTCCGGTTCGTAACGGGAACTGGTGCCGACAAAAACACAGATGGACGATGACAGGGTGTGGGGCATTTCCTGGGTCAGGATGCGCAGGCCGTTAGGCAGGGTAGTTTTACGGTACATTAATGACTCCTCTTGGCGCTAATTGTACCTGTTTTCGGCGACCAGGCAAAGTGGAATCGCAGTCCCATGGGACACGGCTCCTGATCAGTAAAACCAGCGCATCAGCAGTAATCCAAGGCCGAAGGTGACTGCGTTCAGTACCAGAACCAACAGCCGGACAACGGCGGGCTTGACCGGTTTCAGCATGATGCTCTGCTTCAGCCAGCGGCGGAAAAGCCAGGTCAGCAGATAGTATTCACTTACCAGCGGAAAAATCTCGGCCAGGAAAAAGGTGTTGGACGAATCACTTAATCCCATCAATCCAAATCCCAGCATGTTGGTTATCAGCAGGGTGACCAGGTTGAGCAGAAAAATTACTGAAAACGAAAGCCGAAGGCCGTGGTTGCCGACGAAATACCGCCGGAGGAAGAAGGTCAGTGCCACGGCTTCTATCAGCGCGCTCAATGGATATACCCACAAGGTAAGCGCCGCCAGCATCTGAGGCGGGAAGATGACATTGGCATGAGCCGGTTCAGGATAGGCCAGAAGCCCAAATCCGCAAACCACGGCACCGGTTCCCAGCCGTACAAGATTATGGCTAAGGTTCACTGTTTCTCTGACTTCCGTTCATGACGAGCCAGCCGCCAGGCTGTCATCAGGAGTATCAATCCCGTTATCATCAGGAGCCACGCCAACTGCGGGCCGCAGAAGAACGCTCAGCGGAAGCCCAGTATCCGGGTGGAAATGAAGGCATCGAGCCATGGCAGGAAGACGGCCGCCAGACCGACCGATACCAGCGCTTTGATGACAAAAGGACGGTTGAAGGTCAACTTTTGTTTCATTGATTCCTCAGCCCAATTTCATAAACCAAAGCGTATTCCTTGGCCGCCATGATGTCAAAGTAATTTTCAGGCGTTATCGGACGAAGGCCGGCCAGTCGGCCAGGCTGACCAGGGTGCCGCTGGAATAATCCAGGGCGAACACGGTTTCACTGGCTATTCGACGGGGAAAAAGGCATGGAGGGGTAGACATCCAGGTCCAGGCCCGACCGTTCGCCCCGCTGAAGGTGGAAGTAACCGCAGGAGGCGATGACGGCGGCGTTGTCGGTACACAGTTTCAACGGCGGGATAAGTACCGGGATGGGTGAATCGGCGGCCATGCGTTCCCGCAGTCGGGAGTTGGCGGCGACTCCGCCGGAGAGCAGTATCTGGTTAACGCCGTATTCCTCGGCGGCGGCAATGGTTTTGGTCACCAGTACCCGGACAACCGCTTCCTGAAAACTGGCGGCGGCATTTTCCGGGGTATCCGTCTGTCCAGTCTCGACAAGCCGGTACAGGGCGGTCTTCAGGCCGGAAAAGCTGAAATCGTGGCTGTTACGGATGACGGCGCGGGGCAGTTTCAGCGTCGGCTTGCCCAATCGGGCGGCTATGTCCACCGCCGGGCCGCCGGGGTAGCCCAGGTTTAAAAGGCGCGCCGCCTTGTCGAAAGCCTCACCGGCGGCATCGTCCCGGGTGCGGCCGATAATCTCGTAATCGCCGTGGTCTTTCATATATACCAGATCGGTGTGACCACCGGAGACAATCAGCGCCATCACCGGAAACTGCGGCAGGTCACCGGTCAGCCAGTTGGCGTAAATGTGTCCTTCAAGGTGATTGACGCCGATCAGCGGCTTTTGGGCGGCCATAGCCAGAGATTTAGCGAAGTTCACCCCTACCAGAAGCGAACCAGCCAGCCCCGGGCCGGCGGTCACGGCCACGGCGTCGATGCCGGCGAGGGTCACTCCGGCGGTTTGCAGACTTTTTTCCAGCACCGGCACCGCCGACAGCAGATGCTGACGGGAGGCCACCTCCGGCACTACCCCGCCGTAACGGGCGTGGATGTCCACCTGGGAGGCTATCTCATTGGACAGAATCTCCACCCCGTCACGAACGACGGCGGCGGCGGTTTCATCACAGGAGCTTTCGATACCGAGTACCAGCATGGTTCAATTATAGCAAAGTTGCCGGCTGTGGTTCACCGCCGATATTGGCAATTGAAGATGTGGTTTGCTAAAATCGGAGAAAAACGACGGATACTGCAGAAAATCGGTTGAAAGAAAGAGAAAAGCAACCAAATAATCCATACGGCGGCCGCGATTGGCTGTTGTTCGTCGGGTTCAAGGTTGCACAAAAGATTCCACTAGGGTATCATTAGCGATGTTAGCAGTCTACGTGACGGACTGCTAAAATGTTGAAAAACAGCAGAATAAAAAAGGAGGTATTCATGGCAATCTCAGTACAACCCCTGCAGAACTTCGTCCTCATCAAACCGGGCAAGAAAGAAGAGATGCGTTCGGGTATCGTCATCCCCGACACCGCTCAGGAAAAAGCCCAGGAAGGTGAGGTCGTCGCCGTCGGCCCCGGCCGTATGGGCAAGGACAATACCCGCGAAGCCCTGGACGTCAAGGTCGGTGATTTCGTTATCTACCCCAAATTCGGTGGTACCGAAGTCAAGGTAGAGGGTAATGACCTGATCATCCTGCCCGAGAACCAGATTCTGGCCAAGCGCACCAACTAATAAGCAAACCAAGAAATTAAAGGAATAAATTAAGGAGGCAAAGTGGCAAAACAGATTATTTTCGGTGAACAAGTTAGAAAATCCCTGAAAGCCGGTATCGATACCCTGGCCGAT
This window encodes:
- a CDS encoding ribosomal 5S rRNA E-loop binding protein Ctc/L25/TL5 (KEGG: det:DET1454 50S ribosomal protein L25/general stress protein Ctc~TIGRFAM: ribosomal 5S rRNA E-loop binding protein Ctc/L25/TL5~PFAM: Ribosomal protein L25-like), with the protein product MEKISLAVARRETTGKKNRFLRRAGVTPCHIYGHSIASETVQADTAALEQVIATAGSSRLVSLEFKGKKPRMAFVREVQRPPVGNSILHVDFYQVKMTEKIAARIPLHLTGESAALKAKGRYLTNPIDHIEVESLPANIPASVTVDISVLETLDDAIYVSDLGLDKSVTLLTDPETLVAKIAEAHVKAEEEELEGAGETGEAGGESAEETSGTADES
- a CDS encoding conserved hypothetical protein (KEGG: det:DET1222 hypothetical protein) is translated as MKKPDLLVLIAVWEAATAFLAAVGIAALVLTAIAPDHLWRPDTPFLDGDRIWVLFGISVASLFLLAYIALAVIAAIGLAKGRDFGRVLSIVHGALSLPAFPVGTAIGILQIAYLMKPKVKDYFNRDQVTTDPGKV
- a CDS encoding ABC transporter related protein (KEGG: hau:Haur_4231 ABC transporter related~PFAM: ABC transporter related~SMART: AAA ATPase), with the protein product MTDAVIVRDLVKRYGSLTAVDGISFSVGDGEVFGLLGPNGAGKTTTIEMIESLRKPDAGSITVKGIDAVNDARRLKEIIGVQLQSTALQDMIKVREALVLYASYYQTSVPAEELLAEVNLAEKAGDYIKTLSGGQKQRVALALALVNDPQVLFLDEPTTGLDPQARRSVWDWVRRYRERGKTILLTTHYMEEAETLCDRVGIIDHGRIIALGTPAGLIAEAGLEAAVEFTCPEERVDDLKTVLETSGKLVERGQGRYTVFTAQPSALLQELTREANTAGINLSGLTVKEASLEDLFLKLTGRNLRE
- a CDS encoding ABC-2 type transporter (PFAM: ABC-2 type transporter~KEGG: det:DET0795 ABC transporter, permease protein); this translates as MSAFTTQFQMENKMYVRNRDGLFWTLLFPVFFILLFGLIYGETLWDDMGLRAIDYLLPGIIVMALMVTGIMYTAQGFVEERARGIYRRVSLTPVNKAVILGAQLLNRYLLVLAQTALLLLAGMIIFSVSVEGNWALFFLVLSLGALCFLSIGFALTGLIRTPASANAITMIVFFFLMFMGGIFFPVSIMPEFVGYVANVLPSTHLNDAMRAVAIEGGGFGDIGLNAAVVAAWTVGAFVLAWKTLRWE
- a CDS encoding hypothetical protein (KEGG: afr:AFE_1959 hypothetical protein); translated protein: MSRKAKQAWISLISLAGLIVLLVGLFTDLYRFLVGLIIAIALWVGSGILGRYWGVKGD
- a CDS encoding FxsA cytoplasmic membrane protein (PFAM: FxsA cytoplasmic membrane protein~KEGG: dba:Dbac_3016 FxsA cytoplasmic membrane protein); protein product: MPLILFIIIPIVELALLILIGGYIGVFNTVALVLLTGLAGAILARRQGFSALTRIRANLEQGTPPGDEMLRGALILLAGLLLIFPGVLTDLAGLLLFVPPVRTRSADALKAFFLSRIRRGDVRIYRIR
- a CDS encoding GCN5-related N-acetyltransferase (PFAM: GCN5-related N-acetyltransferase~KEGG: abo:ABO_1671 hypothetical protein), translated to MIRLTGKDLDGAVRTLGRAFGEYRLLRHYYPEPAERHAVAETMGRIVVSVCLKYGEVYAVSEKLEGVAAWLPPGRAPFGTWQLLRSVSPATLLEFGRRGAGRMQAYDRLLDGLHRKMITCPHWYLHTLGVDPDYRGQRFSSRLVRPMLERFDRDGLPCFVDTNTEVNVEIYRRWGFELVFDRLVPDTEVHCYGMVRQPEIPERRTGSGEVISS